One Candidatus Deferrimicrobiaceae bacterium genomic window, CGAGGAACATCATCGCGAGGGAGAGGGTAACGAAGTGACGTGACGTGGCGAGGAGCGCCATCATCGGGGGCAGCGCCACCGCCGTGGACAGGGATCCGAGGGAGACGTACCGGGTGAAGTAGACGACGAGCGAGAAGAGAACGACGAGGATGAACGCCGTGACCGGGGAGAGGAACAGGACGATCCCCAGCGCGGTGGCCACTCCCTTTCCTCCGCGGAAATTCAGGTACACGGGAAACACGTGACCCAGGAACACGGCTGCCCCCACGAGGGCGAGC contains:
- a CDS encoding glycerol-3-phosphate acyltransferase encodes the protein LALVGAAVFLGHVFPVYLNFRGGKGVATALGIVLFLSPVTAFILVVLFSLVVYFTRYVSLGSLSTAVALPPMMALLATSRHFVTLSLAMMFLVIFTHRENIHRLLAGQERKFGAPESGPAGDDSPS